One window of the Natrinema sp. HArc-T2 genome contains the following:
- a CDS encoding molybdenum cofactor biosynthesis protein B has product MTSDSDDRRGTDHHGHDTIDPLYVGIVTVSSSRANDPDPDDPGGDTIQDCFEAEGHEVRERRLVRDDYAAIRTTVRGLVARQDIDVVCTTGGTGVTVDDVSPEATASLFERELPGFGELFRSLSWEEVGTRAMASRATAGIAVDTPVFCLPGSKSACETACEELIVPEAPHLAGLATRHRAGTDEPTLTEYQE; this is encoded by the coding sequence ATGACCAGCGATAGCGACGACCGACGGGGGACCGACCACCACGGCCACGACACCATCGACCCGCTCTACGTGGGCATAGTGACCGTCTCGAGTTCGCGAGCGAACGACCCCGATCCCGACGATCCGGGCGGCGACACCATTCAGGACTGTTTCGAAGCTGAGGGCCACGAGGTCCGCGAGCGACGTCTGGTTCGGGACGACTACGCGGCGATCCGAACCACTGTCCGGGGGCTGGTCGCACGGCAGGATATCGACGTGGTCTGTACCACCGGCGGCACCGGCGTCACCGTCGACGACGTCTCCCCCGAGGCGACCGCCTCGCTGTTCGAGCGCGAGCTGCCGGGCTTTGGCGAACTGTTCCGGTCGCTGTCGTGGGAGGAAGTCGGCACCCGGGCGATGGCCTCCCGTGCGACGGCGGGGATCGCCGTCGATACGCCGGTATTCTGTCTGCCCGGCAGCAAAAGCGCCTGCGAAACCGCCTGCGAGGAGTTGATCGTCCCCGAAGCGCCCCACCTCGCGGGGCTGGCGACACGCCACCGCGCCGGGACGGACGAACCGACGCTGACGGAGTATCAGGAGTAG
- a CDS encoding pyridoxamine 5'-phosphate oxidase family protein → MTIDELSDYGMDRMADDEISGFLSSQSVGVLGLPTENVPVMRPLFFWYDGESQIYFLYVIGPESQKEDLSDRADAARFLVYNVDTPFMWTSVLLTGPISDVPESEREQVQDAMEMQWRPDLFERAGTSETTKLYQLQIEDQVGIAHRGLPPAFDTDSSETQSE, encoded by the coding sequence ATGACGATAGACGAACTCAGTGACTATGGCATGGATCGGATGGCTGACGACGAGATCAGCGGTTTTCTATCGAGTCAGAGTGTCGGGGTGCTTGGTCTCCCGACTGAGAATGTCCCCGTCATGCGTCCGCTATTCTTCTGGTATGACGGAGAATCTCAAATCTACTTTCTGTATGTTATAGGGCCTGAAAGTCAGAAAGAAGACCTCAGCGACCGTGCTGATGCTGCTCGATTTCTCGTCTACAATGTTGACACACCGTTTATGTGGACGAGCGTGCTTCTCACTGGTCCGATCAGTGATGTCCCTGAGAGCGAGCGAGAGCAGGTCCAAGATGCGATGGAAATGCAGTGGCGTCCGGACTTGTTCGAACGGGCAGGCACATCGGAAACTACCAAACTATATCAACTCCAGATCGAAGACCAAGTCGGTATTGCACACAGGGGATTGCCACCTGCGTTTGACACGGACTCGTCCGAAACCCAGTCAGAGTGA
- a CDS encoding DUF5812 family protein: protein MSEKTGTFVVTHAEPESAVVRDVETAQVHPLGSNPGLEVHDVLEATVAPEPPLEVSWEVIDVADRRSVELVDSDLEPTQHEKELAADAEVGDLIREERAGTGELHVFCVPEDDLEAAAQDVLEDEETVARAARLEAVRVEVRRSAPDSVLSVRYLPD, encoded by the coding sequence ATGAGCGAAAAGACGGGTACGTTCGTCGTCACGCACGCCGAACCGGAGTCGGCGGTCGTCCGCGACGTCGAGACCGCACAGGTCCACCCCCTCGGGTCGAATCCCGGCCTCGAGGTCCACGACGTCCTCGAGGCGACCGTCGCACCGGAACCGCCGCTGGAGGTTTCGTGGGAAGTGATCGACGTCGCAGACCGGCGCTCGGTCGAGTTGGTCGACAGCGATCTCGAGCCGACCCAGCACGAAAAGGAGCTGGCAGCCGACGCCGAGGTCGGCGACCTCATTCGGGAGGAACGCGCCGGGACGGGTGAACTACACGTGTTCTGCGTTCCCGAAGACGACCTCGAGGCGGCGGCCCAGGACGTCCTCGAGGACGAGGAGACGGTCGCGCGGGCAGCCAGACTCGAGGCGGTTCGCGTCGAGGTGCGGCGCTCGGCTCCCGATAGCGTGTTAAGCGTGCGCTATCTGCCAGACTAA
- the secF gene encoding protein translocase subunit SecF, giving the protein MAYFNVPEIDFTRYSNRQLAAVPLAVLAVALLVLSGSFLVYGTPVPLGMDFAGGTELTVQTTTSADEVPAAFDEQPESVTGAGGENQYIVQFASSDSQSLREQAESNLEQDGDSEVIQSISSTSASFGQGSQQTALMGLVIAFVGMSAIAFLLFRTFVPSIAIVISAFSDLMIPLAFMRLAGIPLSLGTVAGLLMLIGYSVDSDILLNNHVLRRSGDFYESTYRAMRTGVTMTVTSMVAMLVMGVAAFLFGIDLLASIGIILFVGLAADLMNTYMLNLSLLRWYKFEGVRS; this is encoded by the coding sequence ATGGCGTATTTCAACGTACCGGAGATAGACTTTACCCGGTACAGTAACCGCCAACTCGCGGCGGTTCCGCTCGCGGTTCTCGCGGTTGCATTGCTCGTCCTCAGCGGGTCGTTTCTCGTGTACGGCACGCCGGTGCCGCTGGGGATGGACTTCGCCGGTGGGACGGAACTGACCGTCCAGACGACGACGTCGGCCGACGAGGTTCCAGCAGCGTTCGACGAACAGCCCGAATCGGTGACGGGGGCAGGTGGTGAGAACCAATACATCGTACAGTTCGCCTCGAGTGATTCGCAGTCCCTGCGAGAACAGGCCGAATCGAACCTCGAACAGGACGGCGACAGTGAGGTCATCCAGTCGATCTCGTCGACGTCGGCGAGCTTCGGACAGGGAAGCCAGCAGACGGCGCTGATGGGACTCGTCATCGCCTTCGTCGGGATGAGCGCCATCGCATTCCTCCTCTTCCGGACGTTCGTTCCGTCGATCGCGATCGTCATCTCGGCGTTTTCGGACCTCATGATCCCGCTTGCGTTCATGCGCCTCGCCGGGATTCCACTCTCGCTGGGGACGGTCGCCGGCTTGTTGATGCTGATCGGGTATTCCGTCGACTCCGACATCCTGTTGAACAACCATGTCTTGCGCCGCAGCGGTGACTTCTACGAGAGTACGTATCGTGCGATGCGCACCGGCGTCACGATGACCGTCACGTCGATGGTCGCGATGCTCGTGATGGGGGTTGCGGCGTTTCTGTTCGGTATCGATCTGCTGGCGTCGATCGGTATCATCCTGTTCGTCGGCCTCGCAGCCGACCTGATGAACACCTACATGTTGAACCTGAGCTTACTTCGCTGGTACAAATTCGAGGGGGTCCGCTCATGA
- a CDS encoding preprotein translocase subunit SecD: MNPIAAIKANWRILMLVAFVGFAVVALFIPGGIVADNSVAGNESLQDSPTNLEFGLGLEGGTRMRAPVTGMTAEDIAPDAVSDDGQVDQDRIDELERALHGDGAEQLGLEQSNASVHVQDDGTVVAEVFTDSVSDAEFAAALQSAGADVSEDDIRDGVSQRTRDQIIETIQTKINAAGLSGGTVYEQTTPNGDHYIVIEVPNMGSGELRSILSERGVVEVVAYYPTESGNQTNEPVLTNDDIASVDPPQQPESRPGQSSQGYVVPVQVSEEAAPGFQQQMNDQGFTDPNEGMGRCSLETTNGTVDFDHEGEQYCLVTVTDGEAVAAHSMGPSLAETMRSQEWANDPIFQMGAQNQQDAQSLSVNLKAGSLRAPLDFEESQIYSIEAAHADQFKEYSLLIGLLSVLTVSGVVYARYTDVRVAVPMIVTALAEVVVLLGFAALIRMPLDLSHVAGFIAVVGTGVDDLVIIADEVMDEGDVSSERVFQSRFRKAFWVIGAAAATTVVALSPLAVLSLGDLRGFAIITILGVFIGVLITRPAYGDILRRLLTDR, translated from the coding sequence ATGAACCCGATCGCAGCCATCAAAGCCAACTGGCGGATCCTCATGCTCGTGGCGTTCGTCGGCTTTGCCGTCGTCGCTCTGTTCATTCCCGGTGGCATCGTCGCCGACAACAGCGTCGCCGGAAACGAGAGCCTCCAGGACAGTCCCACGAACCTCGAGTTCGGTCTCGGCCTCGAGGGCGGGACCCGGATGCGGGCACCCGTCACGGGGATGACCGCCGAGGACATCGCACCCGACGCGGTCAGCGACGACGGGCAGGTCGACCAGGACCGCATCGACGAACTCGAGCGAGCGCTTCACGGAGACGGCGCGGAGCAACTCGGCCTCGAGCAGTCGAACGCCAGCGTCCACGTGCAAGACGACGGGACCGTCGTTGCAGAGGTGTTCACCGACAGCGTCAGCGACGCGGAGTTCGCCGCGGCACTGCAATCGGCAGGCGCCGACGTCTCCGAAGACGACATCCGCGACGGCGTAAGCCAGCGGACCCGCGATCAGATCATCGAGACGATTCAGACGAAGATCAACGCTGCGGGGCTCTCCGGGGGAACGGTCTACGAGCAGACGACGCCGAACGGCGACCACTACATCGTCATCGAGGTGCCAAACATGGGCTCGGGCGAACTTCGCAGTATCCTCTCCGAACGCGGCGTCGTCGAGGTCGTCGCCTACTATCCCACCGAAAGCGGAAATCAGACCAACGAACCGGTGCTGACCAACGACGACATCGCCAGTGTCGACCCACCCCAGCAGCCCGAGTCGCGGCCGGGACAGTCGAGTCAGGGCTACGTGGTCCCGGTCCAGGTCAGTGAGGAAGCTGCGCCCGGGTTCCAACAGCAGATGAACGACCAGGGCTTTACCGACCCGAACGAAGGCATGGGCCGGTGTAGTCTCGAGACCACCAACGGAACCGTCGACTTCGACCACGAGGGCGAACAGTACTGTCTGGTGACCGTCACCGACGGCGAAGCTGTCGCCGCACACAGCATGGGACCAAGTCTTGCCGAGACGATGCGAAGCCAAGAGTGGGCCAACGACCCCATCTTCCAGATGGGTGCCCAGAACCAGCAGGACGCCCAGTCGCTCTCGGTCAATCTGAAAGCCGGCAGCCTGCGCGCGCCACTCGACTTCGAGGAGAGTCAGATCTACTCGATCGAAGCGGCCCACGCAGACCAGTTCAAAGAGTACTCGCTGCTGATCGGACTCCTCTCGGTACTTACCGTCAGCGGCGTCGTTTACGCCCGATACACGGACGTTCGCGTCGCCGTGCCGATGATCGTCACGGCGCTGGCCGAGGTCGTCGTCTTGCTCGGGTTCGCCGCGCTGATACGCATGCCGCTGGATCTCTCCCACGTCGCCGGGTTCATTGCCGTCGTCGGGACCGGGGTCGACGATCTCGTGATCATCGCCGACGAGGTGATGGACGAAGGTGATGTCAGCTCGGAACGTGTCTTCCAGTCACGGTTCCGCAAAGCCTTCTGGGTCATCGGCGCCGCCGCGGCGACGACCGTCGTCGCTCTCTCGCCGCTTGCCGTCTTGAGTCTCGGCGACCTCCGCGGGTTCGCGATCATCACCATCCTCGGCGTCTTCATCGGGGTGTTGATCACTCGCCCCGCCTACGGTGACATCCTCCGTCGGCTGTTGACCGACCGCTAA
- a CDS encoding enoyl-CoA hydratase/isomerase family protein, which produces MIDVDTNGSIRTIILDRPEARNALTVDGLTALEAAIDDADEPVIYLRGRGPAFCAGADLNAVAALEGDRDRAADFARLGQRVARTIEDSPAIVVAGIDGPARGGGLELAVACDVRVGTPDSTYGEPGVSFGLFGAWGGTVRLPRVMGEGDALEFALTGRSIDAEEALRTGLISRIEDDPQSLAEEIAANATDTLPVLKRRLRDDSERATQERREAAAFADLVAAHADDIDAVLE; this is translated from the coding sequence ATGATCGACGTTGACACGAACGGATCGATTCGGACGATCATACTCGACCGCCCCGAGGCGCGCAACGCCCTCACCGTCGACGGACTCACCGCACTCGAGGCGGCGATCGACGACGCCGACGAGCCGGTCATCTATCTCCGTGGCCGCGGCCCGGCGTTCTGTGCAGGGGCGGATCTGAACGCGGTCGCGGCCCTCGAGGGGGATCGCGACCGCGCGGCTGACTTCGCGCGACTGGGCCAGCGCGTCGCCCGGACGATCGAGGACTCGCCGGCGATCGTCGTCGCGGGAATCGACGGCCCTGCCCGAGGCGGCGGGCTCGAGCTCGCGGTCGCCTGCGACGTCCGCGTCGGGACACCCGACTCGACCTACGGCGAGCCAGGCGTTAGCTTCGGCCTGTTCGGTGCCTGGGGCGGCACTGTCCGGCTGCCCCGCGTCATGGGCGAGGGCGATGCCCTCGAGTTCGCACTCACCGGGCGATCGATCGACGCCGAGGAGGCCCTGCGGACGGGACTCATCTCGCGTATCGAGGACGATCCTCAGTCACTGGCCGAAGAGATCGCAGCAAATGCCACCGACACGCTGCCGGTCCTGAAACGGCGGCTCCGTGACGACAGCGAGCGGGCGACACAGGAACGACGCGAGGCCGCGGCCTTTGCCGATCTCGTCGCCGCTCATGCCGACGACATCGACGCCGTCCTCGAGTAA
- a CDS encoding NAD+ synthase yields the protein MIDLRFSEAELEQHRDHITTFIREQVDAAGADGVVLGFSGGIDSTLTGHLAVEALGAEHVHGLVLPATVSSEEHMSDAEWVAQSLEITYDVIEIEPIVDSLLSVYPEAEGDHEAVGNARARVRAVLNYLVANHESRLVLGTGNRSEAAVGYFTKYGDGAVDCHPIGNLYKAQVRQLARHVGVPEELAEKTATAELWADQTDEDELGISYETLDSILATHIDGPLSVAATCRLLEVDEETVRRVRGMYKGSAHKRSVPPAPEPLE from the coding sequence ATGATCGACCTTCGCTTTTCGGAGGCGGAACTCGAGCAGCATCGCGACCACATCACGACGTTCATTCGGGAGCAGGTCGACGCCGCGGGAGCCGACGGCGTCGTCCTCGGCTTTTCGGGTGGGATCGACAGTACGCTGACCGGCCATCTCGCCGTCGAGGCACTCGGGGCCGAGCACGTCCACGGGCTCGTCCTCCCGGCGACCGTCAGCAGCGAGGAGCACATGAGCGACGCCGAGTGGGTCGCACAGAGTTTGGAGATTACCTACGACGTGATCGAAATCGAGCCGATCGTCGACTCGTTGCTGTCTGTCTACCCAGAAGCCGAGGGCGACCACGAAGCCGTCGGCAACGCCCGTGCCCGCGTTCGGGCAGTACTCAACTACCTCGTCGCCAACCACGAGAGTCGGCTGGTACTGGGTACTGGCAACCGTAGCGAGGCCGCCGTCGGCTACTTCACCAAATACGGCGATGGCGCAGTCGACTGTCACCCGATCGGGAACCTCTACAAGGCACAGGTTCGCCAGCTCGCCCGCCACGTCGGCGTCCCCGAGGAACTGGCCGAAAAGACAGCGACCGCGGAGCTGTGGGCCGACCAGACCGACGAGGACGAACTTGGAATCAGCTACGAAACGCTCGACTCGATTCTGGCGACCCACATCGACGGTCCGCTCTCCGTGGCTGCGACCTGCCGGCTGCTCGAGGTCGACGAGGAGACGGTCAGGCGGGTCCGCGGGATGTACAAAGGTAGTGCACACAAGCGCTCGGTGCCGCCGGCTCCGGAGCCACTCGAGTAA
- a CDS encoding transcription initiation factor IIB family protein yields MASPPRQRERISGSTEQTQESAGERACDECDGGTLVKSEDQGELVCDQCGLIVEGSNIDHGPEWRAFNHSERQNKSRVGAPTTQTMHDKGLTTSIDWKNQDAYGRSLSSDKRNQMRRLRKWQERIRTKDAGERNLQFALSETDRMASSLGIPRSVREVACVMYRRALDEDLIRGRSIEGVATSTLYAACRMEGIPRSLEEVSGVSRVERKEIGRTYRYVAQELGLEMEPVNPKKYVPRFCSELELSEEVQAKANEIIDTTTEKGLLSGKSPTGYAAAAIYAASLLCNEKKTQREVSDVAQVTEVTIRNRYQEQIEAMGIHE; encoded by the coding sequence ATGGCAAGCCCACCCCGCCAGCGCGAACGGATTTCTGGATCGACGGAACAAACGCAGGAATCGGCGGGTGAGCGTGCCTGCGACGAATGCGATGGCGGAACGCTCGTCAAAAGCGAGGATCAGGGCGAACTCGTCTGCGATCAGTGTGGCCTGATCGTCGAAGGGTCCAACATCGACCACGGACCGGAGTGGCGGGCGTTCAACCACTCCGAACGGCAGAACAAGTCCCGGGTGGGCGCGCCGACGACCCAGACGATGCACGACAAGGGGCTGACGACCTCGATCGACTGGAAGAATCAGGACGCCTACGGCCGGTCGCTTTCTTCGGACAAACGCAACCAGATGCGCCGCCTGCGCAAGTGGCAAGAGCGCATCCGCACCAAAGACGCCGGCGAGCGCAACCTGCAGTTCGCGCTTTCCGAAACCGACCGAATGGCCTCCTCGCTCGGCATCCCCCGATCGGTGCGAGAGGTCGCCTGTGTGATGTACCGGCGCGCACTCGACGAAGACCTCATCCGCGGGCGCTCGATCGAAGGCGTCGCGACCAGCACCCTCTATGCTGCCTGCCGGATGGAAGGCATCCCCCGCTCGCTCGAGGAAGTCTCCGGTGTCTCCCGCGTCGAGCGCAAGGAGATCGGTCGCACCTATCGGTATGTGGCCCAGGAACTCGGCCTCGAGATGGAGCCGGTCAACCCCAAAAAGTACGTGCCTCGCTTTTGTTCGGAACTTGAGCTCTCTGAAGAGGTCCAGGCGAAAGCCAACGAGATCATCGACACGACGACCGAGAAGGGGCTACTCTCGGGCAAGTCACCGACGGGGTATGCCGCAGCCGCGATCTACGCCGCCTCACTGCTCTGTAACGAAAAGAAGACTCAGCGGGAGGTCTCGGACGTCGCGCAGGTGACCGAAGTGACGATCCGCAACCGGTATCAAGAGCAGATCGAAGCGATGGGGATTCACGAGTAG
- a CDS encoding universal stress protein, which yields MYETILFPTDGSEHAATVADHAIDIAATRDATLHILSVVDDRAFLVLDDDRVERVREDLAATAREAIDDAVTRAAEYDLETETAVETGNPAECIVDYAADSDADLIVMGTSGDEYERNVVGSVSQRVVREAPVPVTTVGPDVED from the coding sequence ATGTACGAGACGATTCTGTTCCCGACTGACGGCAGCGAGCACGCGGCGACCGTCGCAGACCACGCGATCGATATCGCGGCCACGCGAGACGCCACGTTGCACATCCTCTCGGTCGTCGACGACCGCGCCTTCCTCGTCCTCGACGACGACCGCGTCGAGCGCGTCCGCGAGGACCTCGCCGCGACCGCCCGCGAAGCGATCGACGACGCCGTCACGCGAGCCGCCGAGTACGACCTCGAGACGGAGACGGCGGTCGAGACGGGGAATCCGGCCGAGTGTATCGTCGACTACGCCGCAGACAGCGATGCCGACCTGATCGTCATGGGAACCAGCGGCGACGAGTACGAACGCAACGTCGTCGGCAGCGTCTCACAGCGAGTCGTCCGCGAAGCGCCCGTTCCCGTCACCACCGTCGGTCCCGACGTCGAGGACTGA
- a CDS encoding amphi-Trp domain-containing protein has protein sequence MAQRTTADETLSRDEFAAYLRDLAAEFEQGDEQVTVPVGNKNVALTPPETLDVSVEVVERSSMLRGDRETIDIELSWKR, from the coding sequence ATGGCCCAACGGACGACCGCCGACGAAACACTGTCACGAGACGAATTCGCCGCCTACCTTCGGGACCTCGCAGCGGAGTTCGAGCAGGGCGACGAGCAAGTCACCGTTCCGGTCGGGAACAAGAACGTCGCGCTGACGCCACCGGAGACGCTCGACGTGTCGGTGGAAGTGGTCGAGCGGTCGTCGATGCTCCGCGGGGACCGCGAAACGATCGACATCGAACTGAGCTGGAAACGGTAA
- a CDS encoding KaiC domain-containing protein: MVAVGDEDDWFDRALEDEDEDGDESPTTDEGEADGDDGALFDDDFDTALRDVGPPVDADDDSDDPVGPAGFDDLDFVLGGDEPDFDAELDSDLPRLDLGIDGLDRMIQGGVPERSLIVVMGSAGTGKTTFGLQFLHHGLEHGERAVFITLEESRDRVISSATEKGYAFDEYVADRQLAVVDVDPIEMANSLASIRNELPALVEEFGASRLVLDSVSLLEMMYEDRAKRRNEIYDFARSLKDAGVTALLTSEAAAETAYASRYGIVEYLTDAVMVLQYVRPDDFRETRMAVEIQKIRDANHSREKKPYEITPDGISVHQQANLF; the protein is encoded by the coding sequence GTGGTCGCCGTGGGTGACGAGGACGACTGGTTCGACCGCGCACTCGAGGACGAAGACGAGGACGGTGACGAGTCGCCCACGACCGACGAGGGCGAAGCCGACGGCGACGACGGGGCCCTGTTCGATGATGACTTCGATACGGCGCTTCGGGACGTCGGACCGCCAGTCGACGCTGACGACGACAGCGACGACCCTGTGGGACCGGCGGGCTTCGACGACCTCGATTTCGTTCTGGGTGGCGACGAGCCCGATTTCGACGCGGAACTCGATTCGGACCTTCCCCGACTCGACCTCGGTATCGACGGACTCGACCGGATGATTCAGGGTGGCGTTCCCGAACGCTCGCTGATCGTCGTCATGGGTAGTGCCGGCACCGGGAAGACCACGTTTGGACTGCAGTTTCTTCACCACGGCCTCGAGCACGGCGAGCGCGCGGTTTTCATCACACTTGAGGAGAGCCGCGACCGGGTTATTAGCAGCGCGACCGAGAAGGGATACGCGTTCGACGAGTACGTCGCCGACAGACAGCTCGCAGTCGTCGACGTCGATCCGATCGAGATGGCAAACAGTCTGGCGTCGATCCGTAACGAACTGCCGGCACTCGTTGAGGAGTTCGGCGCTTCGCGGCTCGTGTTGGATTCGGTTTCGTTGCTCGAGATGATGTACGAGGATCGGGCGAAACGGCGCAACGAAATATATGATTTCGCCCGCAGTCTGAAGGATGCAGGCGTCACCGCGTTGCTAACGAGCGAAGCCGCAGCGGAGACGGCCTACGCCTCGCGGTATGGGATCGTCGAGTACCTCACCGACGCTGTCATGGTCTTGCAGTACGTTCGACCGGACGACTTCCGCGAGACCAGAATGGCAGTCGAAATCCAGAAAATCCGCGATGCGAACCACTCTCGGGAGAAAAAACCGTACGAGATCACGCCCGACGGCATTTCGGTCCATCAACAGGCGAATCTGTTTTAG
- a CDS encoding NAD(+)/NADH kinase, with translation MDVAVGIVAQRNNERAQALAATLVDTLEHEGARVVVDELTGEAVDATAVPVAAMTDRDLVVSIGGDGTLLFVAREVSPTPILGVNLGEVGFLNAVAPDDALAVVTDLVADLEEAGTVDGRELARLQATGVDTEWTLEPALNEVVVHGPRRGHGGGATIEIRVDGQQYAESHVDGVLVATPSGSTAYNLSEGGPLVHPSADVLVVTQMAATESMPPLVVEPDTELTLTVSGTDTAYVISDGRNRQQLEPPATVSISLADESVTLVGPQANFFDGLDKLE, from the coding sequence ATGGACGTCGCCGTCGGAATCGTCGCTCAACGGAACAACGAACGCGCACAGGCACTCGCCGCGACCCTCGTCGACACCCTCGAGCACGAGGGCGCACGCGTCGTCGTCGACGAGCTAACCGGCGAGGCGGTCGACGCGACCGCCGTCCCGGTCGCCGCGATGACAGACCGCGATCTCGTCGTGAGTATCGGCGGCGACGGAACGCTGCTGTTCGTCGCCCGCGAGGTCAGCCCTACGCCGATTCTCGGCGTCAATCTGGGTGAAGTTGGCTTTCTCAACGCTGTCGCCCCCGACGACGCGCTCGCTGTCGTCACCGATCTCGTTGCCGACCTCGAGGAAGCGGGCACCGTCGATGGACGCGAACTGGCACGGCTGCAGGCGACGGGCGTTGACACAGAGTGGACGCTCGAGCCCGCGCTCAACGAGGTGGTCGTCCACGGTCCCCGGCGAGGTCACGGTGGCGGTGCGACCATCGAGATCCGTGTCGACGGCCAGCAGTACGCCGAGAGTCACGTCGATGGCGTCCTCGTGGCCACGCCGTCGGGCTCGACCGCGTACAACCTGAGCGAGGGTGGCCCGCTCGTTCACCCGTCAGCCGACGTACTCGTCGTCACGCAGATGGCCGCGACCGAGTCGATGCCGCCGCTGGTGGTCGAACCGGACACCGAACTCACGCTGACCGTCTCCGGAACCGACACCGCCTATGTGATCAGCGACGGGCGCAACCGACAGCAACTCGAACCGCCCGCGACGGTCTCGATCTCGCTTGCGGACGAATCCGTCACGCTCGTCGGGCCACAGGCGAACTTCTTCGATGGGCTCGACAAACTCGAATGA
- a CDS encoding cold-shock protein produces the protein MAKGNVDFFNDTGGYGFISTDDADDDVFFHMEDVGGPDLEEGTEIEFDIEQAPKGPRATNVVRN, from the coding sequence ATGGCGAAAGGTAACGTTGATTTCTTCAACGACACAGGCGGCTACGGTTTCATTTCGACGGACGACGCGGACGACGACGTATTCTTCCACATGGAGGACGTTGGCGGACCGGACCTCGAAGAAGGCACCGAGATCGAATTCGACATCGAACAGGCCCCCAAAGGCCCACGCGCGACGAACGTCGTCCGTAACTAA
- a CDS encoding DsbA family protein, producing MTDADTGSTPDGADRLEIYADYVCPFCYLGTRSLAQYREDRDQPLVVEWHPFDLRRGKRNPDGSIDHDVADGKDDQYYEQARRNVHRLQDEYGVEMAQEIATDVDSFNAQVASWYVKTEYPDQWAAFDEAIYTALWQDGRDIGDVDVLAELAADVDLPTDEIRDAVADDDRRAALEERFAKASQRGITGVPTFVSDGHVARGAVPPEHIARLVEGER from the coding sequence ATGACCGACGCTGATACCGGATCGACGCCGGACGGTGCGGATCGACTCGAGATCTACGCCGACTACGTCTGTCCGTTCTGCTATCTGGGAACGCGCTCGCTCGCCCAGTACCGCGAGGATCGCGACCAGCCGCTTGTCGTCGAGTGGCATCCCTTCGATCTGCGCCGTGGCAAACGCAACCCGGACGGCTCGATCGACCACGATGTCGCCGACGGGAAAGACGACCAGTATTACGAGCAGGCGAGACGGAACGTCCACCGGCTGCAGGACGAATACGGCGTCGAGATGGCCCAGGAGATCGCGACCGACGTTGACTCGTTCAACGCGCAGGTGGCTTCGTGGTACGTCAAAACCGAGTATCCCGACCAGTGGGCGGCGTTCGACGAAGCGATCTACACCGCGCTGTGGCAGGATGGCCGCGACATCGGCGATGTCGACGTTCTCGCCGAGCTCGCTGCCGACGTCGACCTGCCGACCGACGAGATCCGCGACGCGGTCGCGGACGACGACCGCCGAGCGGCACTCGAGGAGCGGTTCGCCAAGGCTTCCCAACGGGGGATCACCGGTGTGCCGACGTTCGTCTCGGACGGCCACGTCGCCCGTGGTGCGGTGCCGCCGGAACACATCGCACGGCTCGTCGAGGGCGAGCGGTAA